The Pseudodesulfovibrio sp. zrk46 genome contains a region encoding:
- a CDS encoding 1-deoxy-D-xylulose-5-phosphate reductoisomerase, with amino-acid sequence MKTYISPWPENATLPDFPRSICILGATGSIGDSALKVIRKHPEMFTVTSLAGGRNAKKLAELCIEFQPPYVGVLNEQVKNDFIAHLPCGYTPEILTGPEGYCELAAMDGVDLVLSSIVGAAGFLPTLAAAKTGKMIGLANKESLVLGGHIIREACQQSGATILPVDSEHNALFQGLAGHDSDTDLKRLILTASGGPFRGKDIEFLKTVTRDQALAHPNWDMGAKISIDSATLMNKGLEVIEACHLYGLPVEMVDVVVHPQSIIHSLVEYVDGSQLAHLGNPDMQVPIAHCLCFPKRVEVDVPQLNLAQVGNLTFEEPDLTAFPCLRLAREAYDAGPSHPIVLNAVNEIAVAAFLKEEIRYLDIPAMIEAALDRHTAVDVSTPEAVLELDRMARDEAAAHL; translated from the coding sequence GTGAAGACCTATATCTCACCATGGCCTGAAAATGCCACTCTGCCTGATTTCCCTCGCTCCATCTGTATTCTCGGAGCCACAGGATCCATTGGCGACAGCGCACTCAAGGTTATCCGCAAACATCCGGAGATGTTCACCGTAACCTCTCTTGCGGGGGGACGGAATGCCAAGAAACTGGCTGAACTCTGTATCGAATTCCAGCCGCCCTATGTTGGTGTGCTTAATGAACAGGTGAAGAACGACTTCATCGCGCATTTGCCTTGCGGCTATACGCCGGAAATCCTCACAGGTCCCGAAGGATACTGCGAACTGGCAGCAATGGATGGCGTAGACCTCGTGCTTTCAAGCATTGTAGGTGCCGCTGGTTTCCTGCCCACGTTAGCAGCTGCCAAGACAGGCAAGATGATCGGACTGGCCAACAAGGAATCGCTGGTCCTTGGCGGGCATATTATCCGTGAAGCGTGCCAACAGTCCGGTGCCACCATCCTTCCTGTCGACTCCGAGCACAACGCCTTGTTCCAAGGATTGGCAGGACACGACAGCGACACGGACCTCAAGCGTCTTATCCTCACCGCATCCGGTGGCCCTTTTCGTGGTAAAGACATCGAATTTCTCAAAACGGTCACTCGTGACCAGGCTCTTGCCCACCCCAACTGGGACATGGGGGCCAAAATCTCCATCGACTCCGCTACCCTCATGAACAAGGGACTGGAAGTCATTGAGGCTTGCCATCTGTATGGCCTGCCCGTTGAAATGGTGGATGTGGTTGTGCATCCGCAGTCCATCATCCACTCTCTGGTGGAATATGTTGATGGTTCACAACTGGCTCACCTTGGAAACCCTGACATGCAGGTTCCCATCGCCCACTGCCTCTGCTTCCCCAAGCGTGTCGAAGTGGATGTGCCTCAGCTCAATCTCGCTCAAGTGGGTAATCTAACTTTCGAGGAACCCGATCTCACAGCTTTCCCCTGTCTCCGTCTTGCACGCGAGGCATACGACGCTGGTCCGAGTCACCCTATTGTGCTCAATGCCGTCAACGAGATCGCTGTCGCCGCGTTCCTCAAAGAGGAAATCCGCTATCTGGATATCCCTGCCATGATCGAGGCAGCTCTTGACCGTCACACCGCTGTGGACGTATCCACACCAGAGGCAGTGCTGGAACTGGATCGCATGGCGCGAGACGAAGCTGCCGCCCACCTCTAG